The following DNA comes from Chloroflexota bacterium.
CGTGCATCGGACAGTGGCGGCGCGCGAATGAGGCGAACGCCGAACCGAATACAATCGTAACTTCGTACAATCGCAACTTCCCGCGCCGCAACGATGGCGCGCCGACAACAATGAACTTCATCGGCAGCCCCGAAATCGTCACGGCGATGGCAATTGCGGGCAGCCTGTCCTTCAACCCGCTCACCGACACGCTGACGGACGGCGAGGGCAACGAGTTCATGTTCCAACCGCCCGCGACCGCTCCGGAAGTGCCGAGCCAGGATTTCGCAAGCGGCGCGTCCGTCTATGAGCCACCGCCTGAAGACGGCAGCGGCATCGATCTCGCGGTTGCGCCGGACAGCGAGCGCATCCAGCTTATGCAGCCCTGGCCCGCGTGGGACGGCAACGACTTCACCGATATGCCCGTCCTGATGAAGACGCAGGGCAAGACGACGACCGACCACATTTCACCCGCCGGCCCGTGGCTCCGCTATCGTGGGCACTTAGACAAGTTCAGCGACAATATGTTCATGGGCGCGACGAATGCTTACACCGGCGACGCCGGCACTGGCAAGAATGTCATAAGCGATGAGGAAGGCAGGGCGATTTCCGCGATTGCGCGCAACTACCAATCGCAGGGCGTCAAGTGGGTCGTGGTTGGCGACGACAATTATGGCGAAGGCAGCAGCCGCGAACACGCAGCGCTGTCACCGAGACTGCTAGGCGGCGCGGCGGTCATAGCGCGTAGCTTCGCCCGCATCCACGAGTCCAACCTGAAGAAGCAGGGCTTGCTCGCGCTCACATTCCAAGACGCGGCGGACTACGACAAGATACGCGAGGATGATCGCATCAACCTCGTCGGCCTTGCGGAAATGGCGCCTGGCAAGCCCGTAGAGTGCATCGTTTCGCACGCAGACGGCACAAGCGAGACACTGCGTCTCAACCACACCTTCGGCGAATCGCAGTTAGAGTGGTTCAGACTGGGATCCGCGCTCAATCTGTTCCACAGATAGGAATTTGTCGGAAGTTCAAGCAAGAGATAACGACAGGCAACACACAGGGGCAACCAATAATGGTTGCCCCTTCTACTTGATGATGAATTTTGCGATTGCGCCGGACTATTCCGGCTCGGTGCCGACCCATCCGCCCTGCGAGATGTCGATCATCACGCCGTCCGGTCCGCCGTACTTCGTCTCGACATTGCGTCCGCCGTGTCCTTGCTGCGGCGCCATACCACCGTGCAGCGCGTCATTCACATCGTCCATCGGGAACGCGCCGGCGCCCTTCATTTTGATGTCCGCCGCCGCCGCGTCATCTACCTGAAAGCCGATGTGATGAATGCCACTGTAATCGCTATCGACATCGCCGGTAACCACATCGTTCTTGAACTTGAGGATAGCCATATTGACATTCCCGTCGCTCAGGTAATAACCGTCGGCATTCGCGCTGGTAACCTTGCCCACTTCTTCCAGCCCCAGCACATCCTTATAGAACGCCGCCGTCTCGTCCGGGTTCTGCGATGAAATTGCGATATGCTTGATTTTTGCCATGTCTCCTCGCTCTCGCGGTCCATGCCGCACTAACTTTGTGTTTAGTTTTCATCGGAACATTGCTGCCAATATATGGACGACTGAAACGATTGTCAATCCCGCCTGTCCACTCTGCCCATTCCTATCAGTCTCACGCTACCCGCAGACTTTCGTTCATAGTAAAATACACCCACGAAACGATCGATTTCAGGAGAGAGCCATTGCGGTGTCCAAATTGCCAGCGTGAATCCGCAGGGAACGCAGTCTTCTGCAATCACTGTGGAACGCAGCTGCAAAAAATCTGCGTCAACTGCGATAGCTTCAATCCACTTGACAGTAACTTTTGCAGCCGCTGCGGTTCGAGCTTGTCTCCCGGTTTGCAGGAGTCAGAGACGCCAGCCTACCAGGAGGCACAGGCAAGTTCGCCTGCCTCTTCTACGGCATGTCCGCGCTGCCACAAAGTCAACGAACCCGGCTCCGCATACTGCTACTCCTGCGGGCTTCCGTTAGACGACATTGATGACGCTTCTCAGCCGTCAATAATGCAGCAGCCGCGATACCGCCCATATGCTCAGTCGGATACGCAACAGCCATACGAGGATTATGCCGCACGGCCTGCCGGCTTTTGGATTCGACTTGTGGCTGCATTGATCGATGGCGCTATTCTCATATCGTTCACTTTGATTCTGGTAGGAGTGATCCCGGGAGTTTCCCTCTCTGAGTATCTTGGCAACATTTCGCTGGACTTGGAACCTGAAGAAACCACTCCGCTCTGGTTCGATGTAGTAGATATTACTTTGAATGCGATGTATTCAGCAGTTCTTGTCTGGTTATGGTCTGCAACCATAGGTAAGATGATATTTAGACTTCATGTAGTACGTACAGATGGCTCCAAAGTCGGCTTCGGCAGGGCCCTTGCGAGATGGGGATGCTACTTCCTCTCAATCATCACGCTCGGCATAGGATTCCTGATAATTGCCTTCCGCAGGGACAAACGCGGCTTGCACGACCTGATTTGCGACACAATGGTAGTCAAGCGGTAAGGTCGTCCAGCCGTGGAATTGCTGACTTATCCCCTGCTCGCCTTTGCGCCCGCCGTATTCTGGTTCTGGTTCTTCACGCGCAAGGACACCTACCGCCCAGATCCGAAAAGGCTCATATCCCTCACCTTCTTGCTCGGCATGCTGTCCACCATACCGGCGGGCATTCTCAATTTAATCTTCCTTGACGAGTCCGTCTTGGATGAGAGAGCGAACATCGCATCGGTAGCTAGGGGCATGCTATTAGTCGTGGGACCGGTCGAGGAGATAAGCAAGTTTCTGGCGGTATGTCCGGTGGCGTACCGCTCATTGTACTTTGAGGAGCCGAGCGACGGACTTGTGTATGCCACCGCCGCGAGTCTCGGCTTCGCCTCTCTGGAGAACTTGCTATACATCCTCGAATTCGGTCCCGCCGTGATGATTGGCAGAGCGCCGTTAAGCACTGTGGCGCATGTGATATTCGGCTGCTTCTGGGGCTACGCGCTGGGCAGGCGCACCATAGCCGACTCTCGCGGTTTCATCATTATCGCAGGCATAGGCGCAGCTGCTCTGGTCCACGGCATGTTCAACCTGTTCCTGTTCGCCTTCCCGCCCATATCGATAGCCTTAGTAGTCTTGGGCGTCTGGTGGACGCTGCGCCGCTTCAATTGGGCACGACTGGTGTCTCCGTTCAGATATAGGCGCAACTACCCGCGAATCGCCTGTCCAGCATGCAGCCGGCGCATAAGCGTCATTAGCCGCTATTGCCAGTCCTGCGGAACACCAGTCTTCGCATATCATACCGAGATTTACTGCGGCAACTGCGACGCGCCAAATCGCCCCGGAGCAGACTACTGTACACGCTGCGGCGACCGCCTGTTGCACCGGACATAAAACCACCCCATCCTGCACATCAACGTTAACTCCCGTTAGCTAATCTCCACCGGACGGCTCGTCCTGTACCTCTCGAACCGCGCCGCAATCGCCGCATGCTTGGACAGCGTCAGCCCCGGGTCTGCATCCAAAAGGCGCTGTGCTTCCTGCTGCGCCATGCGCATGATGTCCCAGTCGGTCAGGCGAACCTGCTTCAGATCGTTCATGCCGCTTTGGCGGGTGCCCACATAGTCGCCCGCGCCACGTATTCTCAGATCTTCCTCCGCAATCTCGAAACCGTCCATCGTGCGCTCTAATATGCGGATGCGCTCGCGCGCGGACGCGCCGGGATTGTCCGACAGCAATAGGCAATGGCTAAGGTGCTCTCCCCTGCCAACACGTCCCCTGAACTGGTGCAGTTGCGCTAGTCCGAAACGGTCCGCGCCGTCGATGAGCATCACCGTCGCGTTCGGTATGTCGATGCCCACTTCGATGACGGATGTCGCCACCAGAATGTCTATCTCGCCGCGCTGAAAGCCATGCATCACGGCTTCGCGCTCGTCTTGGCTTAACCTACCGTGCAGCAGTCCTAGCCTCAATTCGCGGAATACCAGCTTGGACAGGCGCTCGAACTCTTCGGTAGCCGCGCGTGCCTGTATAGCCTCGGATTCTTCGATGAGCGGGCAGATGATGAACGCCTGCCTGCCTGCCTTGACTTCCTGCCGCACGACCGCGTATGCGCTGTCTCTCTGGCCTGGCTCTACCCAGTGCGTGCGGATCTGCTGGCGTCCGGGCGGCATTTCGTCGATTGTGGACAATTCCAGATCGCCTAGCATCGTCAGTCGCACGGAGCGCGGTATTGGCGTGGCGGACATCGCGAGCATGTGCGGTGTGCCGCCCCGGTTACGCAGGTTCATCCGCTGCATCACGCCGAACCGGTGCTGCTCGTCCACGACGACAAGCGCAAGGCGTGGAATGTCCACCGCTTCCTGTATCAGCGCCTGCGTGCCAATGACGATGTCCACCTCGCCGTCCGCAATTCGCCTGTGCATTTCGTCTTTGGCGCGATTGGACAGGCTGCCCGTCAGCAGACAGATGGTAACCTCACTGCCGTCGTGCGGCATGACAGCCGTAAAGTACGACTCGGATGGCGTATTACCCGCCTCGGACGCGGAATCACCGGCGAGCATTTTAGAGACGGTTAAGTAGTGCTGCTCGGCTAGAATCTCTGTCGGCGCCATAAGCGCAGACTGCCAGCCGTTGAGCGCCGCAACCAGCAGTGCGCCGGCCGCGACGACGGTCTTACCGCTGCCAACATCGCCTTGCAGCAGGCGGCTCATCGGGAATTTTCGCGTCAAGTCGCGCAGAATCTCGTTCAGGCAGCGCTGCTGCGCGTTCGTCAACGCATACGGCAGCGACGCCAAGAACGCATCCAGCCGTTCGTCGTCTGACGGCAGAGAGATTGCTCCACCGGACGACTGCCACTCAAGCCTGCGCTGCGCTACTACGAGTTGAAGCATCAGCAGTTCGTCGAACGCAATACGGCGGCGCGCAGTTTCCACTTGCTCTAGCGAATCAGGGTAATGCAAGCATGCGATCGCCTCGCGCAAGCCCATGAGGTCATACAGGCGCAGCGTCTCGTCCGGCACATACTCATGCACTTTGGGCAGCGCGGAGTCCAGCGCCTGCTTGACCGCGCGGCGTATCGTCCGCTGGTACAAACCGTCCGTCAGCGAGTATATCGGTACCAGCCTGCCGGCGTGCGTCTGCCCTTCGCGCTCGTCGAATATGTCATAGTCCGGCGATTGGAACACGACGCGCCCACGATACACCTTCGCAACGCCGCTGATGACGATGCGCATGCCGGGCTTCAGCGTCCTGACCAAATACGCCTGATTGAACCAAACTACCCTGATGTTACCCGTATCATCGCCCAACACTGCTTGCGCGTTCCTCGACCGCCCGCGACCGGTCTCCGTAACTTCCCAGACAGTCGCGATGACCGTCTGCGTCTCGCCTGGCACAACCTGAGCGATCTTGCGCACAGCCGTGAAGTCGTCGTGCCGGTGTGGAAAATGATACAGCAAGTCTTCTACAGTCGATATGCCAAGACTCTCAAGCCGAGTTTTGGTGCGAGCGTTCACGCCGCGGATCTTCGTAACATCGTCCTCAAGCCGCAGATTCAAGGGCTTGGTAGGAGGCTCGCGTCTGGTGGCAGGCTTACGCGGCGTGGCGTTGGACTTGGCGGAATGCTCCGGTGGCGTAGGTGGCTTTCGCTGCACGTTCTGCACCGGAGTTCCACTGGTGGAGCGGTCTGCCAAGTGAACTGGTTGGCTCCATTCCTGCTGTTTCCTTACGGATGACTCGGACGATTTCGGTGCAGACGCGCCGGCTTGGGACGGACCGGCGCCAATCTTCGTTAGCATGGCGTCTGCCCAACGATTGCGCTGTGCCGCGGGCATATCGGCGTATGATGCCGGCAAGTCCAAATGCACGCCGATTTCGCCCTGCCAACGCCGCAGGAACGCGTCCAAACCGCCAATAACTGCGTCATTGCGGTATCCTCGCCGCCGTTCGAGGCGCAGAATGTTCGCGAGAGTTCGCAGCTTTTCGTTGCCGTTCGCGCTATTGCCGTTCGCGGTGTCGTCTCTTGTTCTATCCATGCCCAAATTGTAGCGCACATTCTGGGCAGGCGAAACGAGACGCGGGGCTTGTGTAAAGGGGATTTTGCGGACTTACCGTCAGTGCCGATGCCTTGCCGCGATTCACCTCATATTGGTAATGCGGGCGCTCTTGTCCCCAAATTAGCCGTCCTCCACAGGGAGCAGGTGCTGCCGAATTACCGCGACGGATGAATCCAGACCGTACTCTCAAGCATTAGATGCCCTACTGCCGACGCAGAAGTGATATGCCTAGCGCTTTGGGGCCGGTGTAAGTGCCTACGGCAGGCCCTATTTGGGCGGTGAAGGGCTGCTTGCCGTCGGGGAGCAAGTGCTGCAGTTCGGCGGCGAAATTGGACGCTTCGTCGGGCGTTGTGGTGTAATTGACACACAGGTCTTCAAGTGGACCGAATTCTTCGGTAGTGCGGCGCAGTCTTGCCACGCCCTTCTTGTGAGTTCGCTCTTTGCCCAACTCATCAACGATGCCTTCGCGCAGGATAATCAAAGGTTTGATGCTTAGCAGCGTGGCGACCATCGCCTGCGCCTTGCCTATTCTGCCACCCTTTTGCAGATATTCGAGCGTGTCCAGCAGAACGTAGGTTTCGCAGCGGCCGATCGCGTTCTGTGCCGCGTCGATGACCACCTGCATGTCGCCGCCCGCCTGTGCCGCCCGCGCCGCCGCTATTGCGATCAAGCCCGTGCCCATACCGGCCATCTTGGAATCGACCACTTCCACGCCGCAGCCGATGTCTGCCTGTTCTGCGCCGGAGCGCGCCGAATCGACAGTGCCGCTTAGCGCCGCGGACACATGGATAGAGACGATGCCATCCGCACCGTCAGCGACCGACTCGTACAAGTCCTTGAACTCGCCGGCGGACGCTTGCGAAGTCGTGGGCAAGTTGGGGCTGTTCGACACACGACGGTAGAATTCGTCGCCGTTGATGTCAATGTTCTCGCGCAGTTCCTCGTCGCCGAAGATGACCTTCTGCGGGATAACGGCGATGCCAAACTCATCCGCAACATCACTCGGCAAATCGGACGTGCTGTCCGTAACAATTCGAATCGTCATAACACTCACTCACTCTATCGAAATTATGAGGTGGTAGAATGGCTGACCGCCATAGTAGGGTTGAAGGTCAATGTCAGGATATGCAGATTCGACTGCCGAGACTACTTCTTTCTCCTCTGCTTCGGTCATCGGATCGCCGCGGTACAGCGTAACCAGATCGCCGTCGTCCACCTCTGCACTGCGAAGTATCGATAGCGTAGTGTCCGCCAACCCTTCGCCCGCCGCGACGAGATTGCGATCGAACAAGCCGATTAGCTGCCCTTCGTCCACGCTGATACCGTCAAGTGTAACGGAGCGCGCAGCGCGGGTAATCTCGCCGGTTCGCACATCTTCGATTACATCTTCCATGCCGGCTGCGTTATCGTCCGTGCTTCTATACGGCTGATATTCTAAAATCGCCGCGACGCCCTGCGGAATGTTCGTTGTCGGTATCACCCGGACCGTCTTTTCGGCCGCTTCCGCCGCCTGCATAGCGGCAGGCACGATGTTGCCGTTGTTCGGCAAAACGATGACATGCTCAGATGGCACGGCATCCACCGCATCGAGAATATCGCGAACACTCGGGTTCATCGTATCGCCGGCGACCAGCACTGACGCGCCTTCGTGTCGGAACACTGCCTCCAAACCGTCGCCCCACGCGACCGCAAGCACGGGAATCGGTATGACCATCGAGAGCGCGTCTTCCGCCTGCTTGCGCTGCATTGCGGCGAGCCGTTCACGCTGCTCGTCCATATTCTCTACGCTCACACGGCTGACATCGCCAATCTCACGCGCGTAGTCCATCAACAAGTCAGGAGTTTCAGTATGCACATGCACCCTAATGACCGATGCATCGCCGATGACGACCCCGGAACTGCCGCGCACATTCATTTCCTCGCGCAGTTCATCGATATTCATACCTTCGCCGCGAATAACGAACTGCGTGCAATAGCCATGCCCTTCATGTTCAGTCATGTCCAGGAAATCGAGCGAGACGGCAGTCTCCGAAATATCAATGCCATCCGGCAACGGCATCTCCAAGTCGTCAGGCGATGAGTCGTCTTGCGCGACCCAGCGGCGAACTCCTTCGAGTATCATCCACAAGCCCAAGCCGCCGGAATCTACCACACCCGCTTCTTCCAAGCGTGGCAGCAACGTAGGCGTCAAAATCACCGCCTCGTGCGCAGCTGTGCAGACGTCTCGCAACATCGTTTCCGCGTCGTCGTCCGCTTCACTGCTTTGCTGTGCGGC
Coding sequences within:
- a CDS encoding VOC family protein — encoded protein: MAKIKHIAISSQNPDETAAFYKDVLGLEEVGKVTSANADGYYLSDGNVNMAILKFKNDVVTGDVDSDYSGIHHIGFQVDDAAAADIKMKGAGAFPMDDVNDALHGGMAPQQGHGGRNVETKYGGPDGVMIDISQGGWVGTEPE
- a CDS encoding RDD family protein — protein: MPCLLALAVHAALTLCLVFIGTLLPIYGRLKRLSIPPVHSAHSYQSHATRRLSFIVKYTHETIDFRREPLRCPNCQRESAGNAVFCNHCGTQLQKICVNCDSFNPLDSNFCSRCGSSLSPGLQESETPAYQEAQASSPASSTACPRCHKVNEPGSAYCYSCGLPLDDIDDASQPSIMQQPRYRPYAQSDTQQPYEDYAARPAGFWIRLVAALIDGAILISFTLILVGVIPGVSLSEYLGNISLDLEPEETTPLWFDVVDITLNAMYSAVLVWLWSATIGKMIFRLHVVRTDGSKVGFGRALARWGCYFLSIITLGIGFLIIAFRRDKRGLHDLICDTMVVKR
- a CDS encoding PrsW family intramembrane metalloprotease, producing MELLTYPLLAFAPAVFWFWFFTRKDTYRPDPKRLISLTFLLGMLSTIPAGILNLIFLDESVLDERANIASVARGMLLVVGPVEEISKFLAVCPVAYRSLYFEEPSDGLVYATAASLGFASLENLLYILEFGPAVMIGRAPLSTVAHVIFGCFWGYALGRRTIADSRGFIIIAGIGAAALVHGMFNLFLFAFPPISIALVVLGVWWTLRRFNWARLVSPFRYRRNYPRIACPACSRRISVISRYCQSCGTPVFAYHTEIYCGNCDAPNRPGADYCTRCGDRLLHRT
- the recG gene encoding ATP-dependent DNA helicase RecG yields the protein MDRTRDDTANGNSANGNEKLRTLANILRLERRRGYRNDAVIGGLDAFLRRWQGEIGVHLDLPASYADMPAAQRNRWADAMLTKIGAGPSQAGASAPKSSESSVRKQQEWSQPVHLADRSTSGTPVQNVQRKPPTPPEHSAKSNATPRKPATRREPPTKPLNLRLEDDVTKIRGVNARTKTRLESLGISTVEDLLYHFPHRHDDFTAVRKIAQVVPGETQTVIATVWEVTETGRGRSRNAQAVLGDDTGNIRVVWFNQAYLVRTLKPGMRIVISGVAKVYRGRVVFQSPDYDIFDEREGQTHAGRLVPIYSLTDGLYQRTIRRAVKQALDSALPKVHEYVPDETLRLYDLMGLREAIACLHYPDSLEQVETARRRIAFDELLMLQLVVAQRRLEWQSSGGAISLPSDDERLDAFLASLPYALTNAQQRCLNEILRDLTRKFPMSRLLQGDVGSGKTVVAAGALLVAALNGWQSALMAPTEILAEQHYLTVSKMLAGDSASEAGNTPSESYFTAVMPHDGSEVTICLLTGSLSNRAKDEMHRRIADGEVDIVIGTQALIQEAVDIPRLALVVVDEQHRFGVMQRMNLRNRGGTPHMLAMSATPIPRSVRLTMLGDLELSTIDEMPPGRQQIRTHWVEPGQRDSAYAVVRQEVKAGRQAFIICPLIEESEAIQARAATEEFERLSKLVFRELRLGLLHGRLSQDEREAVMHGFQRGEIDILVATSVIEVGIDIPNATVMLIDGADRFGLAQLHQFRGRVGRGEHLSHCLLLSDNPGASARERIRILERTMDGFEIAEEDLRIRGAGDYVGTRQSGMNDLKQVRLTDWDIMRMAQQEAQRLLDADPGLTLSKHAAIAARFERYRTSRPVEIS
- a CDS encoding DegV family protein, which gives rise to MTIRIVTDSTSDLPSDVADEFGIAVIPQKVIFGDEELRENIDINGDEFYRRVSNSPNLPTTSQASAGEFKDLYESVADGADGIVSIHVSAALSGTVDSARSGAEQADIGCGVEVVDSKMAGMGTGLIAIAAARAAQAGGDMQVVIDAAQNAIGRCETYVLLDTLEYLQKGGRIGKAQAMVATLLSIKPLIILREGIVDELGKERTHKKGVARLRRTTEEFGPLEDLCVNYTTTPDEASNFAAELQHLLPDGKQPFTAQIGPAVGTYTGPKALGISLLRRQ
- a CDS encoding DAK2 domain-containing protein — encoded protein: MTVALQNATLSARWSGDELLAMFTTAAQVLQSHVNLVNRLNVFPVQDGDTGINMLLTLRDTLEEARAAEGGTAAAVARAMWDGACMGAKGNGGSIVSQLFKGMAEAFDGKECVSANDFADALQLATAYAYNAVGNPVEGTMLTVFTHAAKAAQQSSEADDDAETMLRDVCTAAHEAVILTPTLLPRLEEAGVVDSGGLGLWMILEGVRRWVAQDDSSPDDLEMPLPDGIDISETAVSLDFLDMTEHEGHGYCTQFVIRGEGMNIDELREEMNVRGSSGVVIGDASVIRVHVHTETPDLLMDYAREIGDVSRVSVENMDEQRERLAAMQRKQAEDALSMVIPIPVLAVAWGDGLEAVFRHEGASVLVAGDTMNPSVRDILDAVDAVPSEHVIVLPNNGNIVPAAMQAAEAAEKTVRVIPTTNIPQGVAAILEYQPYRSTDDNAAGMEDVIEDVRTGEITRAARSVTLDGISVDEGQLIGLFDRNLVAAGEGLADTTLSILRSAEVDDGDLVTLYRGDPMTEAEEKEVVSAVESAYPDIDLQPYYGGQPFYHLIISIE